A window of Cellulomonas sp. SLBN-39 genomic DNA:
CGGGCGGTGCCCCCGACCAGGTGGGCCCCGCCCATCCAGATGCCGCGCACCACGCGCAGCGGCAGGGCCGGCTGGCGCGGCGGCGGGGCCGACCGGCCCGAGGGACGCGACGACCCGCCGCGTGCCGCACCCTTCGCCGGGGCGCCGGCGCGCGCCGGACGCGTCGAGCTCGAGGTCGTGCGGGTCGCCATGGTCCTCACGGTAGCCCGCCCGCCGCCGCGACGGCGGGCGCTGCGACGCGTGTCGGACCGCGCGCGGCTACGCCTCGACGACGACGGGGATGATCATCGGGCGCCGCCGCAGCCGCCCCGACACCCAGCGGCCCACGACGCGGCGCATCACCTGCTGGAGCTGGTGGGTGTCGGTCGCACCGCCGCGCACGGCCTCCTCCAGCGCCTGCGTCAGCTGCGGCAGCACGGCGTCGAAGACGTCGTCGGGCTCGGCGACGCCGCGCGCGTGGATCTGCGGGCCCGCGAGCACGGTGCCGTCCTGCGACGAGACCACCGCGAAGATCGACACGAAACCCTCGTCGCCGAGGATCCGGCGGTCCTTGAGCTCGACCTCCGTGATCGCGCCCACGCTCGACCCGTCGACGTACACGTACCCGCAGGGCACGGCGCCGACGACGCTGGCCCGCCCGTCGACGAGGTCGACGACGACACCGTCCTCCGCGAGGACGACCCGGTCCGCGGGCACGCCGGTCCTCACCGCGAGCGCGGCGTTGGCGACCAGGTGCCGGACCTCGCCGTGGACCGGCATGACGTTGCGCGGGCGCAGGACGTTGTAGCAGTACAGGAGCTCGCCGGCGCTGGCGTGACCCGAGACGTGGACCTTGGCGTTCCCCGAGTGCACGACGCGCGCCCCCAGGCGCATCAGCCCGTTGATGACGCGGAACACGGCGTTCTCGTTGCCCGGGATGAGGCTCGACGCGAGCACCACGGTGTCGCCGGCGCCGACGGAGACCTTGTGGTCCTTGTTCGCCATCCGCGACAGCGCCGCCATCGGCTCGCCCTGGGAGCCGGTGCACATGAGCACGACGCGGTCGTCGGGCAGGTGCTCGACCTGCTTGATGTCGACGAGCGCCCCGTCGGGGACCTTGAGGTACCCCAGCTCGGCGGCGATGCCCATGTTGCGGACCATGGAGCGCCCGACGAGCGCGACCTTGCGGTCGTTGGCGACGGCGGCGTCGACGACCTGCTGGACGCGGTGCACGTGCGAGGCGAACGACGCGACGACGACGCGCCCGGTGGACTCGGCGAAGACCTGGTCGAGCACGGGGCCGATCTCGCGCTCGGGGGCGACGAAGCCGGGGACCTCCGCGTTGGTGGAGTCGACCATGAACAGGTCGACGCCCCGCTCGCCGAGGCGCGCGAACGCCCGCAGGTCGGTGATGCGACCGTCGAGCGGGAGCTGGTCCATCTTGAAGTCGCCGGTGTGCAGCACCGTGCCGGCGGCGGTGGTGACGGCCACCGCGAGCGCGTCGGGGATCGAGTGGTTCACGGCGACGAACTCGCACTCGAAGACGCCGAGCTGCTCGACCTGGCCCTCGCGCACGGCGAGCGTCAGGGGCGCGATGCGGTGCTCCTTGAGCTTGGCCTCGAGGAACGCGAGCGTCAGCTGCGAGCCGACGAGCGGGATGTCCGCGCGCAGCCGCAGGAGGTACGGCACCGCGCCGATGTGGTCCTCGTGGCCGTGCGTGAGCACGATCGCCTCGATGTCGTCGAGGCGGTCCTTGATGTAGTCGAAGTCCGGCAGGATCAGGTCGACGCCGGGCTGGTTGTCCTCGGGGAACAGCACGCCGCAGTCGATGACGAGCAGCCGGCCCTCGTGCTCGAGGACGGCCATGTTCCGC
This region includes:
- a CDS encoding ribonuclease J; this encodes MSHPHPDLTLPPPLPAGGLRVVPLGGLGEVGRNMAVLEHEGRLLVIDCGVLFPEDNQPGVDLILPDFDYIKDRLDDIEAIVLTHGHEDHIGAVPYLLRLRADIPLVGSQLTLAFLEAKLKEHRIAPLTLAVREGQVEQLGVFECEFVAVNHSIPDALAVAVTTAAGTVLHTGDFKMDQLPLDGRITDLRAFARLGERGVDLFMVDSTNAEVPGFVAPEREIGPVLDQVFAESTGRVVVASFASHVHRVQQVVDAAVANDRKVALVGRSMVRNMGIAAELGYLKVPDGALVDIKQVEHLPDDRVVLMCTGSQGEPMAALSRMANKDHKVSVGAGDTVVLASSLIPGNENAVFRVINGLMRLGARVVHSGNAKVHVSGHASAGELLYCYNVLRPRNVMPVHGEVRHLVANAALAVRTGVPADRVVLAEDGVVVDLVDGRASVVGAVPCGYVYVDGSSVGAITEVELKDRRILGDEGFVSIFAVVSSQDGTVLAGPQIHARGVAEPDDVFDAVLPQLTQALEEAVRGGATDTHQLQQVMRRVVGRWVSGRLRRRPMIIPVVVEA